The following coding sequences lie in one Capsicum annuum cultivar UCD-10X-F1 chromosome 5, UCD10Xv1.1, whole genome shotgun sequence genomic window:
- the LOC107872145 gene encoding UDP-glycosyltransferase 92A1, with protein sequence MKMGDHQEHIVMLPFLAIGHMIPFLALAKKIQQRTNYKITLVSTPLNVKYLSSTIAKDSTKQLVQNPNNISLVSLPYNGSQHGLPPNIENTEALPLKDMVTMFNSTLSLKEPLKKVIIEIIEKDGKPPLCVVSDTFMGFASEVVRSCGTYNVSFTTGGAYGTTGYVSQWLNLPHLLATHDGVFKMPGFDDSCCFFSVNQLHPFMKSANGNDPWSKVLKTLLSPSLDSLGFLCNSVEEIEPMGVKAIKNLTKLPVWCIGPLLPQCMLKKGEKDQIFEPRIGKEHGLSPEECIEWLNKHPQRSVVYVSFGSQNTISTSQMMALAKGLEDSERPFIWVIRPPIGFHIKGEFRPEWLPKGFQERVETSQKGLLVKSWAPQLQILSHPSTGAFLTHCGWNSVLESLSQGVPIISWPLAGEQAFNSKMLMEEMGVCVELTRWSSSDIEKEDVKKVVDIVLGESGKGKDMKEKANEIGMCIKGAVKEEGDFKGSSVKALDDFISTLLCRRNMSS encoded by the coding sequence ATGAAAATGGGTGACCATCAAGAACATATAGTAATGCTTCCATTTCTTGCAATTGGCCATATGATTCCTTTCTTAGCCTTAGCCAAAAAAATCCAACAAAGAACTAACTACAAAATCACTCTTGTTAGCACCCCTTTGAATGTCAAATATCTTAGTTCAACTATAGCCAAAGATTCAACAAAACAACTAGTACAAAATCCAAATAACATTTCTTTAGTTTCACTTCCTTATAATGGTTCTCAACATGGTTTACCACCTAATATAGAGAATACAGAAGCCTTGCCTTTAAAAGACATGGTGACAATGTTCAACTCTACATTATCTCTTAAAGAACCACTCAAGAAAGTGATCATAGAGATTATTGAAAAAGATGGTAAGCCACCACTTTGTGTAGTTTCTGATACATTTATGGGATTTGCTAGTGAAGTTGTAAGATCTTGTGGTACTTACAATGTGAGTTTCACTACTGGTGGTGCTTATGGGACAACAGGTTATGTATCACAATGGCTAAATCTCCCTCACttattagccactcatgatggtGTTTTCAAAATGCCAGGATTTgatgattcttgttgttttttcAGTGTTAATCAACTTCATCCTTTCATGAAATCAGCAAATGGTAATGATCCTTGGTCTAAAGTGTTGAAAACTTTGTTATCACCTTCTTTGGATTCATTAGGATTCTTGTGTAATAGTGTTGAGGAGATTGAGCCTATGGGAGTTAAAGCAATCAAGAATCTTACTAAACTTCCTGTTTGGTGCATTGGACCTTTGCTTCCACAATGTATGCTTAAGAAAGGtgaaaaagatcaaatctttgaaCCAAGAATTGGTAAAGAACATGGATTGTCACCAGAAGAATGCATAGAATGGCTTAACAAACACCCTCAAAGATCTGTTGTTTACGTATCTTTTGGTTCACAAAACACAATTAGTACATCTCAAATGATGGCATTGGCTAAGGGGTTGGAAGATAGTGAAAGGCCATTCATTTGGGTTATTAGACCACCTATTGGATTTCACATAAAAGGTGAGTTTAGACCTGAATGGTTACCAAAAGGGTTTCAAGAAAGAGTGGAAACTAGCCAAAAAGGTCTACTAGTGAAGTCTTGGGCACCACAATTGCAAATCTTGAGTCATCCATCAACTGGTGCATTCTTGACTCATTGCGGATGGAATTCGGTATTGGAGAGTTTGAGTCAAGGGGTGCCTATTATTAGTTGGCCTTTGGCTGGTGAACAAGCTTTTAATTCAAAGATGTTAATGGAGGAAATGGGGGTTTGTGTTGAGTTAACTAGATGGTCTTCAAGTGATATTGAAAAAGAGGATGTGAAGAAAGTGGTCGACATTGTTTTGGGTGAAAGTGGAAAAGGGAAAGATATGAAGGAAAAGGCTAATGAAATTGGGATGTGTATTAAAGGTGCTGTTAAGGAAGAGGGGGATTTCAAAGGTTCTTCTGTTAAAGCATTGGATGATTTCATATCTACACTACTTTGTAGAAGAAATATGTCATcttaa
- the LOC107871297 gene encoding protein CMSS1, translating to MGSSKEKKSHKKRRLGPSKKVNNTKRKKEKKVKKTPSNNGKSIEYVKSKSSKVKEDIVRFPTAAQQLMYFHQQYESTNRVQLSSIELDSFTETCMVELNPDQAQSSSALADHMKVAFGPSWKEILCEKELDGTVDPGQPALLVVSLSALRSLDLLRELRPLTSECRAAKLFSKHMKIEEQASSLQNRVNIASGTPSRIKKLIDMEALDLSRLAVIVLDMKSDAKGYSLLTLPQVRDEFWDLYRNYFHQRILEGALRICLYDEIPANIKRKKNNEDD from the exons ATGGGTAGCAGCAAGGAGAAAAAAAGCCACAAGAAGAGACGATTAGGACCTAGTAAAAAAGTGAATAATACTAAAaggaagaaggagaaaaaggtgAAGAAGACACCAAGTAACAATGGCAAATCTATTGAATATGTGAAATCCAAAAGCAGCAAAGTGAAAGAAGACATAGTTCGTTTTCCAACAGCAGCACAACAGCTGATGTATTTTCATCAACAGTATGAATCCACTAATAGGGTTCAGCTTTCTTCTATCGAGCTCGATTCGTTTACAG AGACATGCATGGTTGAGCTCAATCCTGATCAAGCTCAAAGTAGTAGTGCATTGGCTGACCATATGAAGGTTGCTTTTGGACCATCGTGGAAAGAGATTCTATGTGAAAAGGAGCTTGATGGGACAGTTGATCCAGGGCAACCTGCCCTTCTGGTTGTTAGCTTATCTGCCTTGCGTTCGTTGGACCTTCTCAG AGAATTGCGGCCTTTGACAAGTGAATGCCGTGCTGCAAAGCTTTTCTCAAAGCATATGAAGATTGAGGAGCAG GCTTCTTCTCTCCAGAATCGTGTTAATATCGCAAGTGGGACACCAAGCAG GATTAAGAAGCTGATAGACATGGAGGCACTCGACCTTTCTCGATTAGCTGTGATTGTGCTGGATATGAAAAGTGACGCGAAGGGATATTCATTGTTGACATTGCCTCAAGTCAG AGATGAATTCTGGGACTTGTATAGGAACTACTTTCACCAACGGATACTGGAAGGTGCATTGCGGATATGTCTTTATGACGAAATACCGGCTAATATTAAGAGAAAGAAGAATAACGAAGATGATTAG